Below is a window of Thermofilum sp. DNA.
CGCGAGAACATTCTTGTCTCCCGCTATTGGCAGTACGTGCACCTCCGTAGTTTTCCTGGTCTGTACCGAACCGGAAGCTTTTAGGACTTCCAGAACGCGCTCAATACCTATGGCCATCCCAGTGGCTGGGAGGCGTGGGCCGCCAAGGCTGCTTATAAGGTCGTCGTACCGGCCGCCGCCCGCCACACTGCCTACCTCGACTAAAGGAGTCTTTACTTCGAAAACGGTGCTGGTGTAGTAGCCGAGACCTCTGACAATAGCTAGGTCGATCTGCGCGTCGACGTGGTATGCGCTTTTGAGAAGATCAAGGATCTCTTGGAGCCTCTTCAACCCCCTCTCGCCTTTTTCGCTCTTCGGCTCAAAGTCCTCGAGGCCGTCTTTCAGCCTTTCAACGAGCTTCTGGGCGGCTTCAGTGCTCGCGCCCAGCTTCTCCAGCTCTTTCACTACATACTCTTCTCCGAAGCGCTCAAGCTTATCGAGTACTCTCAAGGCCTCGGGAACTCTGTTCTCGTGGATACCGGCCGAGGCCACCAGGTCTTCGACAACCTCCCTATCGTTCAACCTCACTTCAAAGTTTGCGAGCCCAGCGCTACGGAGAGCTTCGTAGGCCACGGCGATAACCTCCGCATCGCCCTCCGGACCCTCAACTCCGATAAGCTCGATACCAGCCTGCCAGAATTCTCTCAGTCTTCCTCGCTGAGGTTCCTCGTACCTCCACACGGGAGAGATGTAGTAGAAGCG
It encodes the following:
- the hisS gene encoding histidine--tRNA ligase, with protein sequence MRDLLRTPRGTRDWLPEEAAVKRMVEERIRAVFELYGYGEVCTPAFEHLELLVAKAGEEVVKQIYNFKDKGGRELGLRFELTTPIARIVASRPDLPKPIRFYYISPVWRYEEPQRGRLREFWQAGIELIGVEGPEGDAEVIAVAYEALRSAGLANFEVRLNDREVVEDLVASAGIHENRVPEALRVLDKLERFGEEYVVKELEKLGASTEAAQKLVERLKDGLEDFEPKSEKGERGLKRLQEILDLLKSAYHVDAQIDLAIVRGLGYYTSTVFEVKTPLVEVGSVAGGGRYDDLISSLGGPRLPATGMAIGIERVLEVLKASGSVQTRKTTEVHVLPIAGDKNVLAYALQAAGELRRLGIRTIVEYSQRSLSKMLEKALKAGARFAVIVGPSEISSSVVTIRDLEAREEFKLPIDRAASFIKSRMESV